AAGCAGCTGGATATGCCATGCAAAGGGAGCAGATAGCACGCTCACAAATAAAGTTAGCACCAGCATGTTTGTTTGGTCTGCCATTTCACTAGCTATTTACTGTCGTTCTGACCTCAAACAATGgagacaggtaataaaatactgcGGTTATCCTATCTACACGCAACCACTGGCACCAAGTCTTCCAAAAATTTCACCCTGGACTCTGGTTTCAAAGAAATGCAGTTTCGGGGGCCCCAAAATTGCAGTTGCGTGTGGCCAAACAGCcaaatcacataaaataatACACGGTTTCAGAAGTACACGGGTCCATGTGGACTGGCCTTAGTCACAAAATAAgccaaaatctttttttgcCAGTCTTACCTGCTGTTGATGCAGACACCATGCTGGGCTGAGGGAGTCTTGATACAGACAAACCAGCAGCTTTCTGGGGACTCTCTGGCTTGGACATCACTGTCTGTGGGTGCACAGGTTTGGGGCTGGGtatacatgtctgtgtgtgaatgctgcCGCCCAGTTTCGGGGAGACTGTGTGAATCTGTACACTGGTTAGTTTAGGAATGGCTGTTTGTGGACTAGCTGGTACTGAACAGACGGCTTTCTGGGGGGTTGTTGGTCTGCTGTTAGGGGGTTGTTTGAGTGGACTGGGAGGTTTTGAGGACACTGCAGGCTTTGGGCCTTTTCCCATGGAGCCCACTCTCTGGAACATAATCCCTGGCCTCTGAGATTCATCATCACTCTGCGCCCTGAATTCATTGTGCGTGTGAAGACTGTTGGTTTGCAGGTAGTGGTTGTCTTTGTGAGGGGAGGTAACCTCATCAGGTGTCAATGAGTCTTTGTCTTTGGGTTTGTGTCGTCTTTTCACCGTGTCAGACTCTTTCAGGTTGAACTCGGGGAGCTCCAGGCTGGTCGGAGTCTGGGCTGGACGTTGTGGAGAAGTTCTGATTTCAGTGTCTGCGTGGGTGACAGCTGACATCCTTGGCCTCTGTTTGATAGTGAGGTTGCCTTCTTCAGCGAAAGGGAGGTGGTCAGCGTGCTTCGGAGATGCAGTAGCACTCTTTGACATTCTTTCacttttcctgtctctctcttcaaGTGTTTGCCTGTCAATCTCCATTTCTGTCCTCTCGCTTCCTGTCCTCCTCAGGCCCCCAACGCCCAGAGCAGGGACAGGTTTGGAGTGCTGTAGGATGACGTGAGGAGTCATCCCATGTGGAATCGGGGAGGAAACAGGAATGAAAACAGGTGAAACTGGGATATGAGGTGGAGGTATATCTATCCTCCTGgatgggctgctgctgctgcttccctCTAACCTGGCTGCGATGCTCCTCACACTGCCTgagctctctgtctccaccctgCCCTTCACCTCTGGCTCCACCCCTTGTCCATTCCCCGGTTGGCGTGCCGGGCTGCCACTTACCGAGCTCATCCTCTTGGGCGGTGGTGGGGGAGGGCCTTTGCGTCGAGATCGCACAGCAAAAGAGTGGCTGCGGTTGATGTGGCGTTGGGCCCCTGTGGCACTCGTGTGCCCACGTCCCGGCCTGCGCGACAGGGTGGCATAGGAGGGCATGGCTCCAGAGGAAGCAGAGGTGTGGGAGGGAACAGGgtcgtcatcatcatccggTTCGCCATCAGACAAGGCGTAGCGAGTCAAGCTTTGGGCACGCTTCTTGTGCGGGCCCCTCTGGGCTTCCTCAGCTGGGCCCTGCCCAGGCCGGGGTCCCAGCAGAGGTACAGCTCCAGGCAGAGGCTTGGAAAGCACCCGTGGGGCCCCGTTGATGCCTCCTGCCTGAGCGTGGATGTAACTGAAGGCCTTCTGTGTAGGGGAAGGCTGCGGGGATGGGGAAGAAGGGGAGGGAGGTGGATGATGCTGAGGCTGATAGAGGCGGTTTGGAGACTGGAAGTGTTTGGCCTTGGGTGGGACGGCCGGGTATGCAAAGCGAGGCATCTTGCTGGGGGTTAGCGGAGGTGTTAGGGGGGAGAAGGGGAGTTTGTTGGGGGTAGCTGAGCGACTCTGGTGCTCCCACATCTCTGTAGGTCTCTGTCTACCTCTGCCTCCAGGACTGCTTCCCCCACGCTTGGCCTCCTCCCCTGCACCGCTCCCTAGACTCTCCTCTGACCGGCTGGATATCTTGGCTGAGGACGGTGCAGCCTGGTGATCTTGAGAATATCCTGAATTTCCAGAATTCCCTGATCCCCGCGATCTCATGCTAATGCTCtcctgactgactgacatgGCAGATATAACTGCTGCAGAGGTCACGCCCCTGATGCCGAATGCCTCTGTAGCTCCTCCCCCAGCTCTGCCCATCATAGCACTCTGCAGCTCGGCGCTCAACTCACTGTCCTGGAAGGACATGAGGGTCCTGGGGGTGCGAGGGGAGGGGCAGCAGTCGTCAGAAGGAGCATCAGAGCGGGCATGAGCGTGAGCGTGCAcattgtgtgttggtgtgtgttcaATGGCCACCAGCTCCAGGGCAGCAGGGGGCTTCCGTCGAAGAGTCCCACCTCCAGCTCTGTCGGCATGGTTACGAGAGCGCTGCAGGTCACAAAGTCTCTTCACTGCTAACATGAGCTTCTTCTGATGGCCtgaaacagagagacagcaaTCACTACAATCTACTGAATACAGAACACAGAGCTTCCTATTATAAGTCAGCTGCTTTAAAGATATACTACCAATATGTAGAATTctcctaaaaaaaaagaaataaaacaatgtatagactcatacagaagtaatccctctcaattatCACTTacgacccactagaagtgtggggatgtatttatctgcagagactgaGACAGTAAAGTTTTAACAAACatgtatgtgtttgggaagtatgTAGcaagcatacgactggataaatgagacttttggattatactgcatgagttgtgtgagtttataaacagatgttttgatatagttttactgcTGCTAAACGTGGctccctatgacttcaattcaacaagtattttctctgtttttggattctctgttcatTGTGGAGGcatgtaacaaaaacaaagttttcttcacaaattgaACATAACACAGGGCgtgtaactgatatacaaatggtcaatTGGGGGATGAAGTATGCCTTTAAATTAGTCATCCCTCTTTGAGTTATTGCTAATTTTCTTAATTGCTACAAAGTATGtagaaaacatttaaatgaaatttaTTCATGGTCTGAAATCACTCAATTTCTATCACAGTAAAAAATTGTAaaatgaatgtgtgaaattCAAAAAACAAGATGTACAATCTAAAGCCTCTCTGGTGACTCCTAGAGGTGCAACACCAACAATATGTTACGTAAAGGGTTCAAATGAGATTTTCATAGTGCAATAACCATTTTAGAAAATACCACAGTTTCACGGTATACGGAATTACACAATGCGTGTGCCGTAAAAAGTGTGACAAGCAGTCAGGGAGAGAATGAGATGTGCGCACACAGGTGAGATTCTCTGTTTGgtagcttttttaaaaataccgTAGTAaagcaaatgtacatggtatGATAATCGTCAATTTTTAGCCCATGGTATACCTTGAATCTGGTACACCACTGTAACCCTAGTGCTGTGAGGCGTCAAGTTTATTTGGAGACACAAACAAGAGCAAGTTCAAATGGACATAAAAGGATCTGAAGAGAGTGAAGagtaaacatttaaatatgGAACAGCTTCATCCTTTGGGGACATCCACAGCACATACATATTCGGTCTAATTGCTCACCCAGTTTGGTGATGCCTATCTCCTGCAGGTCCTCCCAGGTAATGTCTTTGACGATAGTAATGGAGTCATAGCCATTGTCACACAATCTCTTCTGGTACTGAGGCAGTCCAATCACACTCAGCCACTCTCCCAGGTCCGACTGAGAGCAACAAACAGACAGTCAGAATCATTTTGGGTGTTGTGCTTAGCTAATTTTAAGTAGCAGTATCAACTGTGTGACCATGATGGAACACAGTTAGACACATGTGGTTCAGAGTATTACAACAAATCCAAGAGAAGTAGCTGCATTTCAGGGTTGTTACAACATGTGAGTCAGACATTAGAGGTGTGTCCTCACAGGAATGTAATCAGGCAGCCACTCAGGGATGCTCAGCTTGCTGATCTCCATTGAAATCTTCTTTCTGTGGCCTGGTTTGGTCACTCCAATAGCTGTCAGGTCCTGAAGGACAAAACATACAAAGGCAGCCAGTGAATACACAACATcaaaaaatgaggacaaaaacatttcatcatTCAAATATTGGCAATGCTTCAGTACTATATACAATATTTACACAATTCAtcaatgctaaaatgctaactgtAATACACGTACCTCAGGGGTCATCCTGCTGATGGTGGGTACATCATATCCTGCACTGATGAAGTTAGATGTGTACTGCTCCAACTGGAACTCACATAACCACTGGTAAATGGCCTCAGAGTCCTGACAACAGAGACGGAGGATGTTTAGGAGGcgtctctctcacacagctaCAGCACTAAAGTACTCAACTGACCTTGCCCTCCAGAAGCTCCTCTGGCCTCACGAAGCCTTTCTGAGGAGTGCCGTTGACCTGCCGACGGGAACCacctaaaaaacacacatgatcAATCCTACAGGACGACAACCTCCGCTGTGCTTtattgtgagtgtgtgcaggGTCAGCACACCCTGGGGGAAAAAGGAGACACTGTTAGAATATCAAGAGCCCCCTAGACAAAGACGACGCAACAGCAAGTGTGTGACAAGTGAGTCAAaactgtatgtaaaaaaaaatatgctaaGAATAATACACATTTGATCAAGTCATTTgaccccaaatgatcatttgtatgtcAAATACTCACCCCTTATTACATTGACTTTATGAAGAAAAcgttgtttttctcacatgcccccatggtgaacgaagaatccgaAAACTCTTGATTAATTTAAGTCATAGGGTCTGCATttatcaacagcaaaattatatcaaaacatccatttacaaagtctcgcacaacttgtgcagtttaatccaagtctcatttatccagttgtatgctcagtacatcCCAGACCTCGTCAACATGTAACTGAACAGAAAGTTAAACTtaatctatgctctcttcaaatcCAAGCtcaattgacaaaaacagtaattttacctcactgaacacgagagttgctggtctaccactgcttcTGTCAGTGTGACTTTGAAGGATCTCAAATTACCCTTTAAAACAACAGAGTCAAAGAATAACATGAACCAaccaatcaaggcagtggtagaccagcagctgccatGTGCAACGAGGTAAAATACTGAGCTTCCAATTGGATAAACGagatttggattatactgcacaagttgtttcGTGTTCTTTTTgtgaatggatgttttgatatagttttgttgttgctgttattcACCTTATGACTTCAATtcgattcttcgttcaccggaGGCATGTGACAGAAATGTTTTCCTCACAAAATCAACATAACATAGGGTGAGTacagtaattgatatacaaatggtcatcttggaggtgaagtattcctttaacttaaGTCATGTCAAACTCCGTTAAATCAGTCTTCTCCTTGCAGCTGTCTGGGTAAgagaggttgttgttgttgggtcTCTCCTGGTGGGTTAGGGTGTGTTATCTACCTGATCTGAAAAGCCACTGAGCACACTCATGACTCATCTCTCTTTCAGTCATGACACATTACCACAGATCTCAGAGGAATGCACCTTTCCTCCCATTTTCtcttaactttgtctgtctttttGCCTGAGGCGAGCATTTTGTTCTTTTAGTCAGTCTCCTGACAGGGTCCATCACCTTTTAATTATCACAGTCTATAAAGCACCTTTCCGAACACCCAAATACACTTTGCACAGCCAAAGTAAGTAATGGAGGAGATAGAAAaccaaatccaaaaaaagggAAGGACAATTGATTTGATTATACCAAGAAATTACAAAGTTATACCAAGTTCTTTTGTGATTTGGATGAACTGAAAATTAGTGGAGTGATTGAAAAGACAACAGATATTTTTAGCCTGAGGTCCTTGATTAAGGGCATAGGTTAACAACACTTAAGACAGCTAGCCCAGCTCTGTCCACAGTATGAAAACACACCTACACATGTCTAAACCTCACTACATAAATATTGTGTCTCATAACAGATATAATAAAAAAGTATTTGTTCTCAGGGGAGTTGAAGATGCTGGGAACTACTTTTTGGCTGGCAGCCAGGCACAGTGATTTCCTGGAGCCTTGTTATCACCATTATTCTACCAAGTTTGTGCAGACACCTATCCTAATAGGCAAACAAGTCTGTTTGAGCATTTAACTCCTAAACCCATAAGTGCTATCTTTAAATATCTGTTTGTGTAGAGACTAAAGCAACAAGGTAAGTGGTGGGCATCTTTTTGAACaggccaggctagctgtttccccctgcttccagtatttatgctaagctaggctaatcacGTCCTGATTCTATTTCTATACTAACTGCAGAGACACCACAGTtatatcaatcttctcatctgacccaagcagcaacctccagggctgaaagaGGAAGGCAACAAGTCACTACCATGGCCACTATGTTGGTTAGGTAATGTGACCATGGTGTAGCCCTCGATTCACAGAGCATAGGCACAACTTTAGCTGTAGCTACTTCAGTGTGTTtacagttcatgaaagttaattgtaatgttttgggTGCCTAAAAAAGCCTGTTCAATGTTTAAAAGACCCCCCAAGGAGTCAGACATTCAGTTTTGccagtacattttgttttaatggttttaagtctgtttttacCATTAGCACTACCTACAAAACAGGCTgaaagttagcattagcattgaaAACTACCAATAACATTAGTATTACCACAGTtaatagctgtaaatgcacaatgctaaccaagctagcagctagcattatgGGTTATTTCCATCCTCTCGTCAAAaaatggtcacctctggctccaaaaatcaaagatggcgacagccaaactgccaaactcaaggcttaaAAATGGGAATCCACagaccaatgggtgatgtcatagtagctatgtccattattttatacagtctatcaTCTAACCCCAGGAAAGTAAGTGGATACATGTGTTTCCTAATTATTTAAGATAATCTCAACATTTAGATGCCCTGGGGCCAAATCTGGACCTGGCCCGTTCTCATGTCTGTGTTGCTTATCTTTCTGTATTctatatttgctcttttttgagtttttatttttctctactTTGTTGTGAAGGTCAGGGGCCCTGCTATCCCAGTACAGTAGCTCGTAGAGAGGTATTTGGCCTCAGGGCAAAAGAAAACTTTTAGGTCAAGATGCAGGCTGCTCTTCACAAAGGCAAAATGAAAAGTGTGTACACTGCAAAACACATTTGGCTTAATATTATATATCAATATAAGTCTGGAATACAGTCCTAAAAAGAGCTGGTTGTTCAACAGTTTCTTTGCATCTGACAGTCATaacagaaaaggaagaaaaactgGAGAAAAAGTAGGACTGATATTAAATTTATGTCCTAGAAATTCTACATTCAAACTCAGAGTATCAGTTCATCAGGAGTATTTTCTCTGGTTTCATATGCACTTATCTTTACACTGtctgaataaacaaacacagagtagACTCCTCTGCTCATATCTAACAACTGAAAGTACAATAAATGTGAATTAATGCTGGATCCCCGGCAGCTACCATAAATCATCAAACAATCCTTACATGACTTCTTACCCTTTAGGAGGAAGGAGAGCGTCAGAGCTCCTGATGTTTGGCACTTCATCCTTCTTTCTAACTATCCTTCATGCAGAGCAGACATTTCTTTCAGTTCAGTCCTCTGATCtgttctctttctccctctgtctccttcacttaacaaatatgttttgctctTTCTGCTTCTGttcctgtctcctccctctgacCCCTCCCTCCCACTCCTCATTTCTCTTCTCCTTCACTTTAAACCTCCTTCCTATTCAGCCTGAGGTCAACAGAGATCCTCTACTTCATTTAGCATGTCACTCTCTAACACTTTAAAGGCCCCCCTCTCAATAAGTCCAGAGAATAGCTGCAACACGTGCGCTTTTCTAGGATTTTTCTGCACCTGCCCTTGAGATCTaaaagcacgcacacacacacacaaagacacgtTCTGGTAGCCCATAGTGCTTCCCTAGAGAGGTGATCAGGTGCTTTTATGGGTTGTGTGCTTGAGAGAAGCGTGTGGTTTTATTGGTTTCTGTGGTGAGGTGTGCTTGTTCTCTGTCCTCTCATCTCACATCCTTGTACACTGACAGCAACAACAGCTCAAGCTGCAGAACAAAAGCACTATTTGTCTTTAATTGCATTCCTCAAGTGcataaatatttttatcttcCAAAAGAGTAGGAGAAATAAATTGGAATTTTgggaaaatgtcataaaataaagaagtaaAACTATAATACTAGTAAACAGTCTGTCACCTTTCATGTGTCAAATGAGGAATGTGGACGACAAGAAGTTATAGGTTTCACTAATAAGTATCATTACCCTAGATTTAAGGCCATGgaaaagaaattaaatcaaTTACACGATGAACACTATGAGTCTGTAACTGAGCACAGTTTGAAGTAGCATCTAAAGCACAGCAGGGACTTGTTTTATTCCAGACAGCTGAGTCAAAGAGTGCAGAgatcaaaacacaaattcatggCATCAGAAAAGGATTAAAGCTCAGGCTTCATGACTCTCTGGAAATTATATGAAATGGAGCCAGAATGTACTGGGGGACTGAGACGACTGTATGCTGCACTTCATCTGAGGAGATGGGAAAGTTAACCACACATGCATTTGACAAACCAATCATTGTCTCCATCCTCAGAACCCAGGCCAATTACACTCCCAGGTTGTCAATATCTACACTGTGTCACACCCCACAGCGTGTGATATCGACCTGAtaggcaccctttagtgtctttatgagacgcatcaggctttcagctaactctaATGtaaacctgtcagtggcaaaacttGAAGCCAGAGCAACTGACATAGTACAAGGAGCGAGAAAGTCTGTGTAGGGTGGAAGGGAGGGGAAGTGTATGagccaaacaaaacaagaccttCACGCAGTAGGCTGAAGCTCATGTcattgtgaaaccaaaagtcactgaTGTTTTAACCAAGCGGTAAACTCCAAGGCAGAAAAATTAAGCCTTTacacaagtgccaaaaactgcagttcctcagatggccacttgaggttggctcTAAAACAGAATGAGTCCCCATAAACCagtagcctcgcgtcaccagggtcgtttttatgcactctgaattttgtctggattctagTTCCGGTCTAAAAAGCGGAtgcagaattcaccaaattcaccaaagtaaaagtgttcaccaaagtaaaactttaaattctggcgcaccatcgatttggggtgatgaggggtgtaagaaaatcgattaacttaatggcttggggcttttcttgtaaattatattctttaaattaaaagtttcactgcatttttattagcttggtgcttttattttgacggaaaggcgcatccatcgcattccggatcctgtctcactcgccctggttccgtttccttaccaaaacggccactaacggccccagactaataaaccagtggttcccaactgatccAGCCCAGCCACCagatccagatttctccttagtcattagttaaaggtccacacagtttaatctACTCAGCATAGTGCTTGCATTTGGCCAcatcattgagctagtttgctgtctctgttaagtagctgtcagtTAGTCAGTCACTCTACAATAGGAAATGGcaacttaaaataaaagctgCCTCTGTGCCAAATGTGcaaaattaagtgtgtttttgatAAACCTGGCACATtcatgagtcacttgtggtccatttagaatggacccatgacccacttttggactgcaacccaccagttgtgAAGCAATGCCATAGACCACCAtgctaaaatgcccaaatttactgcagaaataaacactattacagcctggtacaaaaaacagtttcgGTCTCTATAGCTgctttcaacattcatgacaccTGTACGGGGGGTTCATTTCTttgtaactcacctgtttacattttattaaggctcaaAGTTATGTATATTTAAGGGCAGGGCCACCTGAGTGGCAGGCCATCTTTGAGCCGTTGCTACAGTCTGTGAGTTGGATTCACCCTTCACTCCTCCACAGTACcaacctctcatccaaatatggtcaacTCTGGTTTTAGGAAatcaagatggcgacggctgaAATGCCTACCTTGGGGCTTAAAAATTGCAGTCCATAAAGCAATAGGTGACATCATGAAAGCTActtccattatttatacagtctgtggttttaaCGTAGTGTTGCATAATTTACTTACATCATTGCGCAGTGACGTCACCCATGTAACTTATTTACATCATATtatgtaacaaacatactttttttaatacaaaacaTGGTCTTTTTTCTGAACCGTACTAGGTaattttgttgcttaaacctaactaCTCATGACATTAACcacatgttacaatgtgttGCAGCTGTGCATTACCTAgagacgctaaagggtgccctgtgcgTTGCACcgaggggtgtgacaaagcattggtatttgatgacctgagAATGAGACCGGGTTGGCCTTCCCCACCTCTGTCAATGCACAGCCTCTTTTCCAAGCTGTTCAGTAGATGCAGAAGATAAGACACGACTAACAGGCACCTGTCACAGAGTTATACTGCTCAGCAAAGGGGAAACCAGAGGTGACATAGCCTTCAGACCACAGAGATGTTTACCagtcacagaaaagaaaaagtagtAACTCTAGGGTATGTATGGACCTTCTGGAAATTCTATGACTACCCAATCTGATCCTAccgtacatacatacatacatgcatgtatgtataaCATAATCCGTTCTCAGGAGCAAGATTTTCATTGTAATCCTATGACATTGCTCTCATAATAGTATGACTTTCTTCTGTAACTGCAACTTCTTATTGGAATATTAGATGTGGTATGTAGAAAGGAGCTGAGACAGAAAGAAATCCTAACATAGATCTGATAGGATTGTTAATTAACACAAGAAGAAGACAGAAGAGGTTTTATTCCCTGACCAACCTGTGGATCCATCAGCCTGTTTGCTATGGTCTGCTCCTGCAATGTGGAGATGATCTCCTGATTCACCAGCAGAGGGAGCCAGCTGTACACAAAAAATCATAAAGACAAACGCATCACTAAATCTCTAGACTGGCTGAGGTCCACTGCAGACAACATCCAAAATGTCAGATTTGATCATCTTGTATTTtaatgttcattcatttattcaaccAAGTGAAACACAATGACAGTGTGCAGAACTTGTGGAGAAATCGGAGTAGACCTAACCTTGCCAGTGTCAGCATTGTGGCGATTTTGAATCCCATTCTGTTTGTGGCCGCTCTCTGAGCTCTGGCCGCTACCGGCACTGCGGCTGCTgcccacactgcctgcactccCAACACTGTTTCTGTCACCTGagagaaaacagacagagagagagagagagagagagagagagagagagagagagagagagagagagagagatcacaGTGTGGAATCAGATCTGCATAGAATTTGATAATTAGGAAATGAGGAGAGACAGCAAGGTTGTAGGGGGTCATTTGCAAGTTAAGGTATGTGGTCTGAGTGCACTGCAAATAAGTTTTTTAACAAGTCATTAGAAAGTCCTATTCAACCTTAAAGGGTTAGTCCACCATTTTAGGAAATACCCTTATTTGATTTCTT
The nucleotide sequence above comes from Epinephelus lanceolatus isolate andai-2023 chromosome 21, ASM4190304v1, whole genome shotgun sequence. Encoded proteins:
- the caskin2a gene encoding caskin-2 isoform X1; translated protein: MGKEQDLLVAVKTGDLLLAHKLLSKVKCNKTKLLGSTKRLNINYQDSDGFSALHHAALTGTTELLSLLLEAQATVDIKDINGMRPLHYAAWQGKADSVLLLLRAGASVNSASHDGQTPLHLSAQYGHYEVSEMLLQHQSNPCLTNKAKKTPLDLACEFGRLKVAQLLLSSNMVTALLEGEGVHDSLESPSTTPLHLAARNGHKDIIKLLLKAGIDINRVTKAGTSLHEAALYGKTEVVRLLLDAGINVNMRNTYNQTALDIVNQFTTSTASREIKQLLREASSSLQVRAVKDYWNLHDPTALNLRAGDLIMVLEQHSDGRWKGHIHDTQRGTDRVGFFPPSVVEVLSRRAGGTLSRQASMPCQRQHFASRAPSSSHGPTPQTDDSYTLGYDPTGAPPDSQLSTPASPASPTQDIWVLRSSPTGDRNSVGSAGSVGSSRSAGSGQSSESGHKQNGIQNRHNADTGKLAPSAGESGDHLHIAGADHSKQADGSTGGSRRQVNGTPQKGFVRPEELLEGKDSEAIYQWLCEFQLEQYTSNFISAGYDVPTISRMTPEDLTAIGVTKPGHRKKISMEISKLSIPEWLPDYIPSDLGEWLSVIGLPQYQKRLCDNGYDSITIVKDITWEDLQEIGITKLGHQKKLMLAVKRLCDLQRSRNHADRAGGGTLRRKPPAALELVAIEHTPTHNVHAHAHARSDAPSDDCCPSPRTPRTLMSFQDSELSAELQSAMMGRAGGGATEAFGIRGVTSAAVISAMSVSQESISMRSRGSGNSGNSGYSQDHQAAPSSAKISSRSEESLGSGAGEEAKRGGSSPGGRGRQRPTEMWEHQSRSATPNKLPFSPLTPPLTPSKMPRFAYPAVPPKAKHFQSPNRLYQPQHHPPPSPSSPSPQPSPTQKAFSYIHAQAGGINGAPRVLSKPLPGAVPLLGPRPGQGPAEEAQRGPHKKRAQSLTRYALSDGEPDDDDDPVPSHTSASSGAMPSYATLSRRPGRGHTSATGAQRHINRSHSFAVRSRRKGPPPPPPKRMSSVSGSPARQPGNGQGVEPEVKGRVETESSGSVRSIAARLEGSSSSSPSRRIDIPPPHIPVSPVFIPVSSPIPHGMTPHVILQHSKPVPALGVGGLRRTGSERTEMEIDRQTLEERDRKSERMSKSATASPKHADHLPFAEEGNLTIKQRPRMSAVTHADTEIRTSPQRPAQTPTSLELPEFNLKESDTVKRRHKPKDKDSLTPDEVTSPHKDNHYLQTNSLHTHNEFRAQSDDESQRPGIMFQRVGSMGKGPKPAVSSKPPSPLKQPPNSRPTTPQKAVCSVPASPQTAIPKLTSVQIHTVSPKLGGSIHTQTCIPSPKPVHPQTVMSKPESPQKAAGLSVSRLPQPSMVSASTAGLNLNVVQSVTFAAPSTPTPAHSYPTSAPPGQTGKVGTAGLEVLAQKRLEQTSTSLEAALKVVENKLAQGSSVDSGSSTVKAAGNILDDIGNMFDDLADQLDAMLE
- the caskin2a gene encoding caskin-2 isoform X3, with amino-acid sequence MGKEQDLLVAVKTGDLLLAHKLLSKVKCNKTKLLGSTKRLNINYQDSDGFSALHHAALTGTTELLSLLLEAQATVDIKDINGMRPLHYAAWQGKADSVLLLLRAGASVNSASHDGQTPLHLSAQYGHYEVSEMLLQHQSNPCLTNKAKKTPLDLACEFGRLKVAQLLLSSNMVTALLEGEGVHDSLESPSTTPLHLAARNGHKDIIKLLLKAGIDINRVTKAGTSLHEAALYGKTEVVRLLLDAGINVNMRNTYNQTALDIVNQFTTSTASREIKQLLREASSSLQVRAVKDYWNLHDPTALNLRAGDLIMVLEQHSDGRWKGHIHDTQRGTDRVGFFPPSVVEVLSRRAGGTLSRQASMPCQRQHFASRAPSSSHGPTPQTDDSYTLGYDPTGDRNSVGSAGSVGSSRSAGSGQSSESGHKQNGIQNRHNADTGKLAPSAGESGDHLHIAGADHSKQADGSTGGSRRQVNGTPQKGFVRPEELLEGKDSEAIYQWLCEFQLEQYTSNFISAGYDVPTISRMTPEDLTAIGVTKPGHRKKISMEISKLSIPEWLPDYIPSDLGEWLSVIGLPQYQKRLCDNGYDSITIVKDITWEDLQEIGITKLGHQKKLMLAVKRLCDLQRSRNHADRAGGGTLRRKPPAALELVAIEHTPTHNVHAHAHARSDAPSDDCCPSPRTPRTLMSFQDSELSAELQSAMMGRAGGGATEAFGIRGVTSAAVISAMSVSQESISMRSRGSGNSGNSGYSQDHQAAPSSAKISSRSEESLGSGAGEEAKRGGSSPGGRGRQRPTEMWEHQSRSATPNKLPFSPLTPPLTPSKMPRFAYPAVPPKAKHFQSPNRLYQPQHHPPPSPSSPSPQPSPTQKAFSYIHAQAGGINGAPRVLSKPLPGAVPLLGPRPGQGPAEEAQRGPHKKRAQSLTRYALSDGEPDDDDDPVPSHTSASSGAMPSYATLSRRPGRGHTSATGAQRHINRSHSFAVRSRRKGPPPPPPKRMSSVSGSPARQPGNGQGVEPEVKGRVETESSGSVRSIAARLEGSSSSSPSRRIDIPPPHIPVSPVFIPVSSPIPHGMTPHVILQHSKPVPALGVGGLRRTGSERTEMEIDRQTLEERDRKSERMSKSATASPKHADHLPFAEEGNLTIKQRPRMSAVTHADTEIRTSPQRPAQTPTSLELPEFNLKESDTVKRRHKPKDKDSLTPDEVTSPHKDNHYLQTNSLHTHNEFRAQSDDESQRPGIMFQRVGSMGKGPKPAVSSKPPSPLKQPPNSRPTTPQKAVCSVPASPQTAIPKLTSVQIHTVSPKLGGSIHTQTCIPSPKPVHPQTVMSKPESPQKAAGLSVSRLPQPSMVSASTAGLNLNVVQSVTFAAPSTPTPAHSYPTSAPPGQTGKVGTAGLEVLAQKRLEQTSTSLEAALKVVENKLAQGSSVDSGSSTVKAAGNILDDIGNMFDDLADQLDAMLE